From Candidatus Tisiphia endosymbiont of Melanophora roralis, a single genomic window includes:
- a CDS encoding phosphoethanolamine transferase has protein sequence MLKLIQKHLDSNLIKLSLVFSFIYFLLFNSAVIVYKFSYYKVAFFKAILELSKDSIYICFTCFIIFFGLTIHRLVFIIGAIFLFITGAIASYYLYLFKISPTKEMMGSFFSTDFNEVYEIASIRLIVWLIFSLATCIYTMKHFSILDSKLFVTKLLSAICLLITINNIIMPQFNLLKGYFPIQYLHNTYLSLNSKKSAMRDDISKKFSFIDQSDQNITVVLVIGESARFDHFGINGYHRNTTPYLSSVENLFSFKAQSASNHTHLSVPSLLSRHPASSLDKSTEETSFLSIFTMLGFNTNWIGTQSIVGYLRSKNPVTIYDEVRFAIIPSGSILLKRLDHDGEMLPHIENNIVNSTTKNVLVIHTAGSHWKYSARYPQEFQKFTPKCNSITKVDQSSCDIEGLINDYDNTILYTDFFLYNVIGLLKNSNAILMYVSDHAESLGEHGYYGHGGPMIPEQTTVPFLVWVSNEFKEKHPDLVSSIANHLGTEISHDYVFHSILNCVGIHSAVIDKNLSLCSKQRSNG, from the coding sequence ATGTTAAAACTAATCCAAAAACATTTAGATAGTAACCTAATCAAACTATCTTTGGTGTTCTCTTTTATTTATTTTCTACTTTTTAATTCAGCAGTTATTGTTTACAAGTTCAGCTACTACAAAGTCGCTTTTTTTAAAGCAATATTGGAGTTGAGTAAGGACTCTATTTATATTTGCTTTACTTGCTTTATCATTTTTTTTGGTTTAACTATCCATCGACTTGTTTTTATAATAGGAGCAATATTTTTATTTATAACGGGAGCAATTGCCAGCTATTATCTATATCTTTTCAAAATTTCTCCTACAAAAGAGATGATGGGTAGCTTTTTCTCTACTGACTTCAATGAAGTATATGAGATAGCTAGTATTAGGCTAATTGTTTGGCTAATTTTTAGCCTAGCTACTTGTATTTATACGATGAAGCATTTCTCTATTTTAGATAGTAAACTATTTGTTACAAAATTACTATCGGCAATTTGTCTTTTAATTACCATTAATAATATTATTATGCCGCAGTTTAATTTGCTAAAGGGTTATTTTCCTATCCAATATTTACATAATACATATTTATCTTTAAATAGCAAAAAAAGTGCAATGCGTGATGATATAAGTAAGAAGTTTTCTTTCATTGATCAATCGGATCAAAATATTACAGTAGTACTTGTAATAGGAGAATCAGCACGATTTGATCATTTTGGTATTAATGGTTATCACAGGAACACTACTCCATATTTAAGTTCTGTTGAAAATCTTTTTTCATTTAAAGCACAGTCTGCTTCCAATCACACACATCTTTCTGTCCCATCTCTTCTATCTCGCCATCCTGCGAGTAGCTTAGACAAAAGTACAGAAGAAACGAGTTTTTTATCAATTTTTACCATGCTTGGTTTTAACACTAATTGGATTGGCACTCAGAGTATAGTAGGATACTTAAGAAGTAAAAACCCCGTTACAATTTATGATGAAGTTAGATTTGCTATAATACCCAGTGGTTCTATTTTATTAAAGAGGCTTGATCACGATGGAGAAATGTTACCTCATATTGAAAATAATATTGTAAATTCTACTACTAAAAATGTTTTAGTTATCCACACAGCTGGTAGTCATTGGAAATATTCTGCTAGATATCCTCAAGAATTTCAAAAATTTACTCCTAAGTGTAATTCCATTACTAAGGTAGATCAGAGCAGTTGTGATATTGAAGGGTTGATTAATGATTACGATAATACCATTTTATATACAGATTTTTTTTTGTATAATGTAATAGGTCTATTAAAAAATAGTAACGCTATCCTAATGTATGTTTCTGATCATGCAGAATCTTTGGGAGAACATGGTTATTACGGTCACGGTGGACCTATGATCCCAGAACAGACCACAGTGCCTTTTCTAGTTTGGGTATCGAATGAATTTAAAGAAAAACATCCTGATTTGGTAAGTTCTATAGCCAATCATTTAGGCACTGAAATTAGTCATGACTATGTATTTCATTCGATCCTTAATTGTGTTGGCATTCATTCTGCTGTGATTGACAAAAATTTAAGCCTATGTAGTAAGCAACGGTCAAATGGCTAA
- the ruvX gene encoding Holliday junction resolvase RuvX: MITSTLQEFFQLLQVNKPIISVDYGTRKTGIAVSNQEHTIAMPIKTIYEITEENKIKSILDLITTYSSCGVVVGLPISMNGQASDQTAIVLKFSKKLSLAINLPIYLQDERLTSLAANSLLKSLGIKRRERNQKDNSIAASMILETTLDSIKKLHSNLGVS, translated from the coding sequence ATGATAACATCAACACTGCAAGAGTTTTTTCAACTTTTACAAGTTAATAAACCAATTATATCTGTTGATTATGGGACACGAAAAACAGGCATCGCTGTCTCAAATCAAGAACATACCATCGCTATGCCTATAAAAACTATATATGAGATAACAGAAGAAAATAAGATCAAATCAATATTAGACTTGATCACAACCTATTCTAGCTGTGGTGTTGTCGTAGGGCTGCCGATTAGTATGAATGGTCAGGCTAGTGATCAAACTGCGATTGTATTAAAATTTAGCAAAAAGCTTAGTTTAGCCATAAATCTTCCTATATATCTACAAGATGAAAGACTTACTTCCCTTGCTGCCAATAGTTTATTAAAATCGCTAGGAATCAAAAGACGAGAACGTAACCAAAAAGATAATTCAATTGCAGCAAGTATGATTTTAGAAACTACTTTAGATTCTATTAAGAAACTCCACAGCAACCTAGGTGTATCCTAG
- a CDS encoding flavin reductase family protein — MASTVNSERFKQALSTLPTGVTIITTLYNNKLFGFTADSFTSVSLLPPLVSFCLAKQAFSMSAFTSSEYFAVSILAEDQEDISRHFSKFNTDKFAGISYNLGCTTNCPLIEGAVCHIECNKFSQYEAGDHVILIGKVINTIVNSNLNPLVHCLRQYRGLK; from the coding sequence ATGGCTTCAACAGTGAATTCCGAACGATTTAAACAAGCTCTTAGTACTTTGCCTACAGGGGTTACTATTATCACTACTTTATACAATAATAAGCTATTTGGTTTTACTGCAGATTCCTTTACCTCAGTTTCTTTGTTACCACCTTTGGTATCGTTTTGTCTTGCTAAACAAGCTTTTAGCATGAGTGCTTTTACTAGTAGCGAGTATTTTGCTGTTAGTATTCTAGCTGAGGATCAAGAAGATATTTCTAGGCATTTTTCTAAGTTTAACACTGATAAATTTGCGGGTATTTCGTATAATTTAGGGTGTACTACTAATTGTCCTTTGATTGAGGGAGCAGTTTGCCATATTGAATGCAACAAGTTTAGTCAATATGAAGCAGGAGATCATGTTATACTGATTGGTAAGGTGATAAATACTATAGTGAACAGTAACTTAAACCCACTAGTACATTGTTTAAGACAATATAGAGGATTAAAATGA
- the rpmE gene encoding 50S ribosomal protein L31: protein MKTGIHPKYKKFKIIISKDVFETNSGGHAEEILMDVDYRKHPAWTKESGNVVNQSNKNISDFNKKFAGLSFGKKV from the coding sequence ATGAAAACTGGAATACACCCAAAATATAAAAAATTCAAAATTATTATTAGTAAGGATGTTTTTGAAACAAATTCCGGTGGTCATGCAGAAGAGATTTTGATGGATGTGGATTATAGGAAACATCCAGCATGGACTAAAGAATCTGGAAATGTTGTTAACCAATCTAATAAAAATATCAGTGACTTTAATAAAAAGTTTGCTGGGCTTAGTTTTGGTAAAAAGGTATAG
- the dapB gene encoding 4-hydroxy-tetrahydrodipicolinate reductase, translating into MTVCIGVCGATGKMGQMIIQRMNGFNACTLSTTFTRKNSIDDLAEFCQNSDVIIDFSSSEILEKLLDYAISYNNKLVIGTTGLTQYQLDHLNAASKSLAILYSANMSLGANLLTVLAEKAAKILDNTYDIEILDCHHRMKKDAPSGTAIMLGKAVAKARNLDFDEYAVFDRSQKGQRQPDKIGISSIRGGQVHGEHEVLFLGNNQVLSIKHQALSKESFADGAIQAAIWLFDKPAGLYSMRDMFSLLQKC; encoded by the coding sequence ATGACTGTTTGTATAGGTGTTTGTGGTGCAACTGGTAAAATGGGGCAGATGATAATTCAAAGAATGAATGGATTTAATGCTTGTACACTTTCTACAACATTTACTAGAAAAAATAGCATAGATGATCTTGCTGAGTTTTGTCAGAATTCTGATGTAATTATCGACTTTTCTAGCAGTGAAATATTAGAAAAATTACTTGATTATGCTATTAGCTACAACAATAAATTAGTGATTGGCACTACTGGCCTAACTCAATATCAGCTTGATCACTTAAACGCAGCTTCCAAAAGCTTGGCTATATTATATTCAGCTAATATGAGTTTAGGTGCGAACTTACTTACAGTACTGGCAGAAAAGGCAGCAAAAATTCTAGATAATACTTACGATATAGAGATTCTAGATTGTCACCATCGTATGAAGAAAGACGCCCCTTCTGGTACAGCTATAATGTTGGGTAAGGCTGTAGCTAAGGCTAGAAATTTAGATTTTGATGAATATGCAGTATTTGATCGTAGTCAAAAAGGTCAAAGACAGCCTGATAAAATTGGTATTAGTTCTATTAGGGGAGGACAGGTACATGGGGAACATGAAGTGTTATTTTTAGGTAATAACCAAGTTCTTAGTATAAAACATCAAGCATTAAGTAAAGAATCTTTTGCTGATGGGGCAATTCAGGCTGCCATTTGGTTATTTGATAAACCAGCCGGTCTTTATTCAATGCGTGATATGTTCTCACTACTTCAAAAGTGTTGA
- a CDS encoding ABC transporter substrate-binding protein: protein MKLIKLFFLVICCSFLMTGCDNQSKEQNLIVATSADNPPYEFIQNGQIVGFDIDIINAIGEQIGKKVIIKNFDFNGLLASLTTENVDIVIAGLSVTEERKKHISFSVPYVSTNVSILYRSADNLKNTEDLDNKAVGVQLGTTWAVIVQDLAKQFNIRINYLSNNLMLVEELKSKVIDAVVLEASQSKKFIENNPDLASFSLTEFSSELAIAMPKNSKLIESVNKAIVELTEDGTISRITKRWLQQ, encoded by the coding sequence ATGAAACTAATAAAGCTATTCTTCCTTGTTATATGTTGTTCCTTTTTGATGACTGGTTGTGATAATCAATCTAAGGAACAAAATTTAATAGTTGCAACTTCTGCAGATAACCCCCCTTACGAATTTATCCAAAATGGTCAAATAGTAGGATTTGATATTGATATTATTAATGCTATAGGAGAACAAATAGGGAAAAAAGTTATAATTAAAAATTTTGATTTTAATGGTTTACTTGCATCCTTGACTACTGAGAATGTTGATATAGTGATAGCTGGGTTATCAGTAACCGAAGAGCGTAAAAAACATATTAGCTTCTCAGTTCCTTATGTATCAACGAATGTGTCAATATTGTATAGATCAGCAGATAATTTAAAGAATACTGAAGATTTGGATAATAAAGCTGTGGGTGTACAACTTGGTACAACATGGGCGGTAATAGTTCAGGATTTAGCTAAGCAGTTTAATATTAGAATAAATTATTTATCAAATAATTTAATGCTAGTCGAAGAGTTAAAGTCAAAAGTTATAGATGCGGTGGTACTAGAGGCATCCCAATCTAAGAAATTTATTGAGAATAATCCTGATCTTGCTAGCTTCAGTTTAACAGAGTTTTCATCTGAACTAGCTATCGCTATGCCAAAAAATTCTAAACTTATTGAGAGTGTTAATAAAGCTATTGTTGAATTGACAGAAGATGGAACAATTAGCCGTATTACTAAAAGATGGCTTCAACAGTGA
- the rpmB gene encoding 50S ribosomal protein L28 — MSRRCELSGVGVLYGNKVSHSQRKTRRRFEPNLRVVRFASDLTKQEYKLSVNAKCMRSVEKVGGFDAYMLKISCDVLSDKAQIIKRKIVEKKVGASL; from the coding sequence ATGTCTCGTAGATGTGAGCTTAGTGGAGTAGGTGTTTTATATGGTAATAAAGTATCACACTCACAAAGAAAAACTAGAAGACGATTTGAACCTAACCTAAGGGTGGTAAGGTTTGCAAGTGATCTGACGAAGCAAGAATATAAGCTCTCGGTAAATGCCAAATGTATGCGTTCTGTTGAGAAAGTAGGTGGTTTTGATGCATATATGCTTAAAATATCATGTGATGTACTCTCAGATAAAGCACAGATAATTAAAAGAAAGATAGTTGAGAAAAAAGTTGGTGCTTCATTATGA